One part of the Amyelois transitella isolate CPQ chromosome 10, ilAmyTran1.1, whole genome shotgun sequence genome encodes these proteins:
- the LOC132902207 gene encoding FLYWCH-type zinc finger-containing protein 1 gives MLFSILIADESNGIKALFELNSRGKTVLVLDGFRYRVNGFTGDKVRWRCTSHSKFGCRAIAHTVQDRVIYLINEHVKTWPDRNKLKVKDQSEDEY, from the coding sequence ATGttgttttcaatattaattgcAGACGAAAGCAATGGTATCAAAGCTTTATTCGAATTAAACTCTAGAGGGAAGACCGTTCTAGTATTAGATGGCTTCAGATACAGGGTGAATGGATTCACCGGTGACAAGGTGCGCTGGAGGTGTACCAGCCACAGCAAGTTCGGATGTCGGGCTATAGCACACACGGTCCAGGATAGAGTTATTTACTTGATCAATGAACATGTCAAGACATGGCCGGACAGGAACAAGTTGAAGGTGAAAGATCAAAGCGAGGACGAGTACTGA